The following are encoded together in the Candidatus Limnocylindrales bacterium genome:
- a CDS encoding SDR family NAD(P)-dependent oxidoreductase, whose product MGERLKAKVAIVTGAGSVGPGWGNGKATAVLFAREGAKVVAVDINPAAAEETRDIIVREGGECIVQAGDVSKAGDVQTIVERCMESYGHIDILHNNVGIVEVGGPVETSEESWDRVNAINLKSVFLTCKYVLPYMERQGSGAIINIASVAGIRWLGVPYISYSATKAGVIQLTQAIAAQYASKNIRCNCILPGFINTPMIHKSLAHVYAQGDIQKMMEIRSRQCPMGRMGDAWDVAYAALFLASDEAKYITGIQLIVDGGLSCTSVSP is encoded by the coding sequence ATGGGAGAACGATTGAAGGCAAAAGTAGCCATTGTAACCGGTGCGGGGTCTGTTGGGCCAGGATGGGGTAATGGAAAAGCCACAGCGGTTCTATTTGCCCGTGAAGGGGCGAAAGTAGTTGCCGTAGATATTAACCCGGCAGCGGCGGAGGAGACCAGGGACATTATTGTCCGAGAAGGGGGAGAATGTATCGTACAGGCAGGAGATGTCTCTAAAGCCGGAGATGTCCAGACGATCGTTGAGCGCTGCATGGAAAGTTATGGACATATCGATATTCTCCACAATAACGTGGGAATCGTAGAGGTAGGTGGGCCGGTTGAGACCAGCGAGGAAAGCTGGGATCGTGTCAATGCAATAAATCTTAAGAGTGTCTTTCTCACCTGTAAATATGTGCTTCCTTATATGGAGCGGCAGGGAAGTGGGGCCATTATTAATATCGCCTCCGTTGCTGGTATCCGCTGGCTGGGGGTTCCCTATATTTCTTATAGTGCCACAAAGGCAGGGGTTATTCAGCTAACCCAGGCTATAGCAGCCCAATATGCTTCTAAAAACATTCGCTGTAATTGTATATTACCCGGCTTCATCAATACCCCCATGATCCATAAAAGTTTAGCCCATGTCTATGCTCAAGGGGATATTCAGAAAATGATGGAAATTCGGAGTCGCCAATGCCCCATGGGAAGAATGGGGGATGCCTGGGACGTTGCCTACGCTGCCCTGTTTCTTGCTTCCGATGAAGCTAAGTACATTACGGGTATTCAACTTATTGTCGATGGGGGACTGTCCTGTACCTCGGTATCACCTTAA
- a CDS encoding PPC domain-containing DNA-binding protein, with translation MKTKLLHDQDERTFAVIFDKGDELMSGLLNFARSQKLKASHFTAIGAFSEAILGYFSRESKEYKKIPIREQVEVLSLIGDISLKDGEPKIHAHGVVGKSDGTAHGGHILEARVWPTLEVMIVESPAYLQRKYDEETGLALINI, from the coding sequence ATGAAGACAAAACTTCTCCACGATCAGGATGAAAGAACCTTTGCCGTTATATTTGATAAGGGGGATGAGCTTATGTCCGGCTTGCTAAACTTTGCCAGGAGTCAGAAGCTGAAAGCAAGCCATTTCACGGCTATCGGTGCGTTCAGTGAAGCCATTTTAGGCTATTTCAGCCGGGAAAGTAAAGAATACAAAAAGATTCCCATCCGGGAACAGGTCGAGGTGCTTTCCTTGATAGGAGATATTTCCCTTAAGGATGGTGAACCCAAGATTCACGCCCACGGGGTGGTTGGGAAGTCCGATGGTACAGCCCATGGAGGTCATATTCTGGAGGCCAGGGTGTGGCCTACCCTTGAGGTTATGATCGTTGAATCACCGGCATATCTACAACGTAAATACGATGAGGAGACAGGTCTTGCGCTGATAAATATATAA
- a CDS encoding ThiF family adenylyltransferase, translated as MNLLLVGLGGNGWALMRKLMSWENIEVAVIEPDQIESSNLPRLIGATDQHVGFYKTEAFEAIFGYRFLKKIQSKVQDCTENFQDYEVIVACVDNNETRQYLAMAGLYFKVPLFDLGAGIVIRNGQVIFKGGQIRIQLPGEECLFCMGLPLPVSDRKKALRRAAGYLDTGDPQEEIHRNRGEEILAINEALVALALPEILTYLDKGTVTSKYIRLNLIQNQQEFIQTTIVPNCICQVEKQNKVYIS; from the coding sequence TTGAATTTATTATTAGTTGGCCTTGGTGGAAATGGCTGGGCGCTGATGCGAAAATTAATGTCCTGGGAAAATATTGAGGTGGCCGTCATAGAACCCGATCAAATAGAATCCTCTAATCTCCCCAGGCTGATAGGCGCTACAGACCAACATGTGGGGTTTTATAAAACAGAAGCTTTCGAAGCCATATTCGGATATCGATTTCTGAAAAAAATTCAAAGTAAAGTCCAGGATTGCACGGAGAATTTTCAAGATTATGAGGTTATCGTTGCCTGTGTCGATAATAATGAAACCCGGCAATATCTGGCTATGGCTGGTCTTTACTTTAAGGTGCCCCTCTTTGACCTGGGGGCCGGAATCGTCATTCGAAATGGACAGGTCATCTTCAAGGGAGGCCAGATACGAATCCAACTCCCCGGAGAAGAATGCCTTTTCTGTATGGGGTTACCCTTACCCGTTTCCGACAGGAAAAAGGCTTTACGTCGAGCAGCCGGTTACCTGGATACCGGGGATCCCCAAGAAGAAATCCACCGGAATCGAGGAGAGGAAATTTTAGCTATCAACGAAGCTCTGGTTGCACTGGCTCTGCCGGAGATCTTAACTTATCTGGATAAGGGTACGGTAACCAGCAAATATATTCGATTAAACTTGATCCAGAACCAGCAGGAGTTTATTCAAACAACGATCGTGCCCAATTGTATTTGTCAGGTCGAGAAACAGAACAAGGTGTATATCTCATAG
- the acs gene encoding acetate--CoA ligase gives MAEKEKFQSLLGEQRKFFPPKELSEKAYIKSMEQYEQMYKQSIEDPEGFWSKWAEEIVWREKWTKVREYDFVNARIQWFLNGKLNVTESCLDRHLKDKADQIALIFESDDEQSDQTFTYRQLYDEVNKFANVLKSQGVRKGDRVSIYLPMIPQLPIALLACARIGAIHSVVFGGFSASSLADRIVDAGCTFLITSNVSMRGGKFIPMKQNADEAMEAAKKNGVTVTRCVVVDRQGNKENTPMTKGRDLWWDELMAKAEPYCQPEVMDSEDPLFILYTSGSTGKPKGVLHTQAGYLLYVKKTFELIFDYHPGDIYWCTADIGWVTGHSYIVYGPLAAGATTTMFEGVPVYPNPDRFWRTVDKYKVTQFYTAPTAIRTLMGKGDHWVNNCDLSSIRILGTVGEPINPEAWMWYYTVVGKSRCPIVDTWWQTETGGILISPLPGATPLKPGSATRPFFGVKPKVIRQDGSEADINEGGFLVIEEAWPGIMRTVYGQHERFKETYFSQYPGLYFTGDGARKDEDGYFWLMGRVDDVINVSGHRIGTAEVESALVSHPSVTEAAVVGYPHEIKGQGIYAYVTLKDGFQPSEDLKKELIAHVAKEIGPIARPDVIQFTPGLPKTRSGKIMRRILRKIAQGEFEQIGDTTTLADPSVVEYIIKGRTSG, from the coding sequence ATGGCCGAGAAAGAAAAATTCCAATCCCTGTTAGGTGAGCAACGAAAATTCTTTCCCCCCAAGGAACTCAGTGAAAAAGCCTATATCAAAAGCATGGAACAATATGAGCAGATGTATAAACAATCTATCGAGGATCCCGAAGGTTTCTGGAGTAAATGGGCCGAGGAGATTGTTTGGCGTGAAAAGTGGACCAAGGTCCGGGAATATGATTTTGTAAACGCCCGAATCCAGTGGTTCCTGAACGGTAAGCTGAATGTTACCGAGAGTTGTCTGGACCGTCATCTCAAGGATAAAGCCGATCAGATTGCCCTTATCTTCGAATCCGATGATGAACAGAGTGATCAGACCTTTACCTACCGGCAGCTTTATGATGAAGTAAATAAATTTGCCAATGTTTTGAAGAGTCAGGGAGTCAGAAAGGGGGACCGGGTTTCCATCTACCTGCCTATGATTCCTCAATTGCCCATTGCTTTACTTGCCTGTGCCCGCATTGGAGCCATTCATAGTGTTGTTTTTGGTGGATTCTCAGCCAGTTCCCTGGCCGATCGTATCGTCGATGCCGGTTGTACTTTTTTGATTACTTCCAATGTTTCCATGCGCGGGGGTAAGTTCATCCCCATGAAGCAAAATGCCGACGAAGCCATGGAAGCTGCCAAGAAGAATGGCGTGACGGTAACCCGGTGTGTGGTGGTGGATCGTCAGGGTAACAAGGAGAATACCCCCATGACTAAAGGTCGTGACCTGTGGTGGGACGAGCTGATGGCCAAGGCCGAGCCTTATTGTCAGCCCGAGGTTATGGACTCCGAAGATCCTCTCTTCATCCTGTACACTTCAGGTTCCACCGGTAAACCGAAAGGAGTTCTTCATACCCAGGCCGGTTATCTCCTTTACGTCAAAAAGACCTTTGAACTCATTTTCGATTATCATCCCGGAGATATCTACTGGTGTACGGCAGATATCGGTTGGGTCACAGGCCATAGTTATATCGTCTACGGTCCTCTTGCAGCCGGAGCCACAACGACCATGTTCGAAGGTGTGCCGGTTTATCCCAATCCGGATCGTTTCTGGCGTACCGTGGATAAATACAAAGTGACCCAGTTTTATACCGCTCCTACGGCCATCCGTACCCTCATGGGTAAGGGAGATCATTGGGTAAACAATTGCGATCTTTCCAGTATCCGGATTTTGGGAACGGTAGGAGAGCCCATTAACCCGGAAGCCTGGATGTGGTACTACACCGTCGTTGGGAAAAGCCGCTGCCCCATCGTAGATACCTGGTGGCAGACGGAAACCGGAGGCATTCTCATCTCTCCATTACCCGGGGCAACGCCCCTCAAGCCCGGTTCGGCCACCCGTCCTTTCTTCGGTGTAAAACCCAAGGTTATTCGCCAGGATGGCTCTGAAGCGGACATCAACGAAGGAGGTTTTCTGGTCATCGAAGAAGCCTGGCCAGGAATCATGCGTACAGTCTATGGTCAGCACGAACGATTCAAAGAAACCTACTTCAGCCAGTACCCCGGTCTCTACTTTACAGGGGACGGTGCCCGCAAGGATGAGGATGGTTACTTCTGGTTGATGGGTCGTGTGGACGACGTTATCAATGTCTCCGGTCATCGGATAGGTACTGCCGAAGTTGAAAGTGCCCTGGTTTCCCATCCATCGGTTACCGAGGCAGCCGTCGTTGGTTATCCCCATGAAATCAAGGGTCAGGGTATTTATGCCTACGTCACTTTAAAAGATGGATTCCAACCCAGTGAAGATCTAAAGAAGGAATTGATTGCCCACGTTGCAAAGGAAATAGGCCCTATTGCCAGGCCGGATGTGATTCAATTTACACCGGGTCTTCCTAAGACCCGTTCTGGTAAAATCATGCGCCGGATCCTACGCAAAATCGCCCAAGGTGAATTTGAGCAGATAGGAGATACCACCACCCTGGCAGATCCCTCCGTGGTAGAGTATATTATCAAGGGCCGTACAAGTGGTTAA
- a CDS encoding mechanosensitive ion channel family protein encodes MMEALNITNWILPIIFILGGLLLGIFFEVIVLKTLKKVTVYTSWQLVDIVLTSLHRMPILWFTCAGIYGAILSISVRPQVHKFIQDVLVAVVILSITIFLSRIAVGLLSLLAKRTEGREAPPSSPVVQYSKYLASLSQRAESGLPATSLFVSVTLFANVVRLLIILIGVFIILQNLGISITPLVTALGIGGLAVALALQDTLSNLFAGFHIIASKQVRPGDYVKLDTGDEGYVTDVNWRNTVITPLPANNIIIIPNSKFASAIITNYNLPEKKIWVPVQVGVSYNSDLEKVEKVTLEVAKETVKEVAGGVLDFEPLIRYHTFGDSGILFTVRMLVNEFSSQFPVKHEFIKRLHRRYKEEGIEIPFPTRTVYLKEKKDTDPEAQSL; translated from the coding sequence ATGATGGAAGCTCTTAACATCACCAATTGGATTTTACCTATAATTTTTATTTTGGGAGGACTTCTCCTGGGGATATTCTTTGAAGTCATAGTTCTCAAAACTCTCAAAAAAGTAACCGTCTACACAAGCTGGCAGTTGGTTGATATTGTCCTGACCTCACTTCACCGTATGCCCATACTCTGGTTTACCTGTGCAGGTATTTATGGTGCTATTCTGAGTATTTCCGTGCGGCCTCAGGTGCATAAATTTATCCAGGATGTGTTGGTTGCGGTGGTCATCCTCTCAATAACCATATTCTTATCCAGGATCGCGGTAGGTCTGCTCAGCTTGCTTGCCAAAAGGACAGAAGGTAGAGAGGCTCCTCCCTCCTCTCCGGTAGTCCAATATTCTAAGTATTTAGCTTCTCTCTCCCAGAGAGCCGAAAGTGGATTGCCGGCCACATCCCTTTTTGTTAGTGTCACGCTCTTTGCCAACGTGGTAAGGTTACTGATTATTCTTATCGGGGTATTTATTATTCTTCAAAACTTGGGCATTTCCATAACCCCTTTAGTAACTGCCCTGGGGATTGGTGGTCTGGCCGTTGCACTTGCCCTTCAAGATACCTTATCTAATCTTTTTGCAGGTTTCCATATCATTGCTTCTAAACAGGTAAGACCGGGGGATTATGTAAAACTGGACACCGGTGATGAGGGTTATGTAACCGATGTGAACTGGCGAAATACCGTTATTACCCCTCTTCCCGCCAATAACATCATTATTATTCCCAATAGTAAATTTGCCTCGGCTATCATTACAAATTATAACCTTCCCGAGAAAAAGATCTGGGTACCCGTGCAGGTTGGAGTGAGCTACAACAGTGATCTTGAAAAGGTCGAAAAAGTAACCCTTGAAGTTGCGAAAGAAACCGTAAAAGAAGTTGCCGGAGGTGTTCTCGATTTTGAACCCCTTATCCGATATCACACCTTTGGGGATTCCGGGATTCTTTTCACCGTAAGAATGCTGGTTAATGAATTCTCCAGCCAATTTCCGGTTAAACATGAATTTATCAAGAGATTGCATAGACGATATAAAGAAGAAGGGATTGAAATTCCTTTTCCTACCCGGACCGTCTATCTTAAAGAGAAAAAAGATACAGACCCTGAAGCCCAATCTTTATAA
- a CDS encoding XTP/dITP diphosphatase: MDFLKLVVATQNPGKIREIREILKGLNYVVIPISELYPDFEVEEDGQTYAENASKKAIAAARLTGLMALADDSGLEVKALGGAPGLFSARFGGKSLPQSEKNRLILESLKGVSDRSARFVCVVAVATPEGQVKTAEGICEGSIGFKEQGDGGFGYDPIFIVEGYQKTMAELEPEIKNKISHRARALKKIREILSSLQSTF; the protein is encoded by the coding sequence ATGGACTTTTTAAAGCTGGTCGTTGCTACCCAAAATCCTGGCAAGATTCGGGAAATCCGGGAAATTTTGAAAGGGTTAAACTATGTTGTTATCCCCATCTCCGAGCTTTACCCTGACTTTGAGGTGGAAGAAGACGGTCAAACCTATGCAGAAAATGCCTCTAAAAAAGCGATAGCTGCTGCCAGACTTACAGGCCTTATGGCTTTGGCGGATGATTCCGGACTGGAAGTTAAGGCTTTGGGAGGTGCTCCCGGCTTATTTTCAGCCAGATTCGGTGGAAAATCCCTTCCTCAATCAGAAAAGAATCGTCTTATCCTCGAGTCTCTCAAAGGAGTTTCCGATCGATCGGCTCGATTTGTCTGTGTAGTTGCCGTTGCCACTCCTGAAGGTCAGGTTAAAACGGCGGAAGGAATCTGTGAAGGGAGTATTGGATTTAAAGAGCAGGGAGACGGTGGATTTGGCTATGATCCCATTTTTATCGTAGAAGGCTATCAAAAAACCATGGCCGAGCTGGAGCCGGAGATTAAAAATAAGATTAGCCATCGGGCCAGGGCTTTAAAGAAGATCCGGGAGATTTTATCCTCTTTGCAAAGTACCTTCTGA
- the recO gene encoding DNA repair protein RecO — MGFKKTEAFIIRSFDINEADKIIVFYSKSFGKLRGIARGSRKLKNRFGSSLELFTRVQVNLFEKETYTFPNISQADIIESFSELRGDLRKLASAASLVELVDKGVGENEESPPLYDLISQALRAMVVYPEEEIDKVLITFEIKFLTLSGYSPVLDRCAQCRNPLNTPRVLFSLSKGGGLCKGCTGEGNPVFPTSLQALQILKQLLKMDLEKCPRLKISEETQREIKMLLRRWLDFYLEVPLKAPEFLDSIRRLTQG; from the coding sequence ATGGGTTTTAAAAAGACAGAAGCGTTTATAATCCGGTCTTTCGATATTAACGAGGCCGATAAAATCATTGTTTTTTATTCAAAATCCTTCGGTAAATTGAGGGGGATAGCCCGAGGGTCGAGAAAGTTGAAAAATCGGTTTGGAAGTAGTCTGGAGTTATTCACTCGGGTCCAGGTAAACCTCTTTGAAAAGGAAACTTATACCTTTCCTAACATCAGTCAGGCAGATATTATCGAGTCGTTTTCTGAACTGAGAGGAGATTTACGGAAACTCGCTTCAGCAGCCAGTCTGGTGGAGTTGGTAGATAAAGGTGTAGGTGAAAATGAAGAAAGTCCTCCGCTTTATGATTTAATCAGCCAGGCGTTGAGAGCGATGGTAGTATATCCCGAAGAGGAAATAGATAAGGTTCTTATAACCTTTGAAATTAAATTCCTGACCCTGTCCGGCTATAGCCCCGTTTTGGATCGGTGTGCGCAATGCCGAAACCCCTTAAATACCCCTCGGGTTTTATTCAGCTTATCTAAAGGAGGTGGCCTTTGTAAAGGATGTACCGGGGAAGGAAACCCGGTTTTTCCAACCTCCTTACAAGCACTTCAGATCTTAAAACAACTTTTGAAGATGGATTTAGAAAAATGCCCTCGACTTAAGATCTCTGAAGAGACTCAAAGGGAAATCAAGATGCTTTTAAGGAGATGGTTGGATTTCTATCTGGAGGTTCCTCTAAAGGCTCCAGAATTTTTAGATTCCATAAGAAGATTAACCCAAGGTTAG
- a CDS encoding hydrolase has product MRHPFIVTRENTALAIIDVQERLAAIMKDKDQVVHNIKLLIQAARLFNIPILVTEQYPKGLGRTVPEITVEIPKITPIEKMTFSCCQADAFNKELEDLKVDQIILTGMETHICVLQTALDALQDGYRVQVVEDAVCSRTRDRWETGLRQMEKAGALITCTETVIFELLGKAGTEEFKTMLKALK; this is encoded by the coding sequence ATGCGGCATCCTTTCATTGTAACCAGAGAAAATACTGCCTTAGCCATTATCGATGTGCAGGAACGATTGGCCGCTATCATGAAAGATAAAGATCAGGTAGTTCACAATATAAAATTATTAATCCAGGCGGCCAGGCTGTTTAACATACCGATACTGGTTACGGAACAGTATCCCAAAGGATTGGGTCGGACGGTTCCCGAGATCACGGTTGAAATTCCCAAAATCACCCCCATTGAAAAGATGACCTTCAGTTGTTGTCAGGCCGATGCCTTCAATAAAGAACTGGAAGATCTCAAAGTCGATCAGATTATTTTGACGGGTATGGAGACCCATATTTGTGTCTTACAGACGGCTTTAGATGCCCTTCAGGATGGGTATCGCGTTCAAGTTGTGGAAGATGCAGTCTGTTCCAGGACCCGGGATCGTTGGGAAACGGGCTTACGCCAGATGGAAAAAGCAGGAGCTTTAATCACCTGCACCGAGACAGTGATTTTTGAGTTACTGGGTAAGGCAGGAACCGAAGAGTTTAAAACGATGCTCAAAGCGTTAAAATAA
- a CDS encoding NAD(+) synthase, giving the protein MDNMEHPFYSIYSHGFIRAAVCIPFVRVADPEFNLERTLGLARRASELRAAVALFPELGLSAYSNEDLFHQDALLKATEAALVHFIEESRELTPVLVVGAPLRFEGKLFNCGIVIYRGRILGIVPKVYLPNYREFYEKRQFTSGRKAVSREVLFLGESLPFGDDLVFDAVNVEGFSLHVEICEDVWTPIPPSTYAALAGATVLVNLSASNITVGKAEYRRNLCASQSARCIAAYLYSAAGPGESTTDLAWDGHALIYENNDLLAESKRFSDEEQIILADIDLERLIQDRMRMTSFNDTVGDHLERVRTIRHIRFEFQVPEGASELMRRVERFPYVPSDPQVRDERCFEVYNIQVHGLMKRLTSAGIEKIVIGVSGGLDSTHALIVAAKTMDRLGLPRKNILGYTMPGFATSHITRTNAHRLMDALGVTAGEIDIRPSAMQMFRDIGHPFAEGKPVYDITFENVQAGERTSHLFRLANLHKALVVGTGDLSELALGWMTYGVGDHMSHYNVNSSVPKTLIQHVIRWVITSGQFDPQTGNILQSILDTEISPELIPAKEGPSDRPAQSTQEVIGPYELQDFNTYYITRFGFRPSKVAFLGYHAWGDKTRGIWPDLIPPEKRTQYDLPTIKKWLEVFLYRFFKISQFKRTAIPNGPKVGSGGSLSPRGDWRAPSDSEATVWLEELRRNVPG; this is encoded by the coding sequence ATGGATAATATGGAACATCCTTTTTATTCCATCTATTCCCATGGATTCATTCGGGCAGCGGTTTGTATCCCCTTTGTCCGGGTAGCAGATCCCGAGTTTAATCTGGAGCGCACGCTGGGTCTTGCCCGCCGTGCTTCTGAGCTCCGTGCCGCAGTTGCGCTCTTCCCGGAGCTTGGACTTTCTGCTTACTCCAATGAAGACCTGTTTCACCAGGATGCCCTTCTTAAGGCAACCGAAGCGGCTCTGGTTCATTTTATAGAGGAAAGTCGAGAACTCACCCCTGTTCTGGTAGTGGGAGCTCCCCTTCGGTTTGAGGGAAAACTGTTCAATTGTGGGATTGTGATTTATCGGGGACGGATCCTCGGGATCGTACCCAAGGTCTACCTGCCGAATTACCGGGAGTTTTACGAAAAACGACAGTTTACTTCCGGGCGTAAGGCCGTGAGCCGGGAGGTACTTTTCCTGGGTGAATCCCTTCCCTTTGGGGACGATTTAGTATTCGATGCTGTTAACGTGGAAGGTTTTTCCTTACACGTGGAGATTTGTGAAGATGTATGGACGCCGATTCCTCCCAGCACCTATGCGGCCCTTGCCGGAGCCACCGTGCTGGTAAATTTATCCGCGAGTAATATTACGGTCGGCAAGGCCGAGTACCGCCGTAATTTATGTGCTTCGCAATCGGCCAGATGCATTGCAGCTTATTTATATTCTGCTGCGGGACCTGGAGAATCGACCACCGATCTGGCCTGGGATGGACATGCCTTGATCTATGAAAATAACGATCTTCTGGCTGAATCTAAGAGATTCTCAGATGAAGAGCAGATCATCCTTGCAGATATAGATCTGGAACGTTTGATCCAGGACCGGATGCGAATGACGAGTTTCAACGATACTGTTGGGGATCATCTGGAGCGGGTACGGACTATTCGCCACATCAGATTTGAGTTCCAGGTGCCCGAAGGTGCCAGCGAGTTGATGCGAAGGGTGGAACGTTTCCCCTATGTACCCAGTGATCCACAGGTACGCGACGAACGCTGCTTTGAGGTCTACAATATTCAGGTCCATGGCCTCATGAAGCGTCTAACCAGCGCAGGAATCGAAAAAATTGTGATTGGTGTGTCCGGCGGGCTGGACTCCACGCATGCCCTGATTGTTGCAGCCAAGACCATGGATCGATTGGGGCTGCCTCGGAAAAATATCCTGGGTTATACCATGCCCGGGTTTGCCACTAGCCATATCACCCGGACCAATGCCCATCGACTCATGGATGCATTGGGAGTCACCGCAGGAGAGATAGATATTCGTCCGTCGGCCATGCAGATGTTCCGTGACATTGGTCATCCCTTTGCAGAAGGGAAGCCGGTTTATGATATCACCTTCGAGAATGTCCAGGCCGGAGAGCGGACCTCCCATCTTTTTCGCCTGGCGAATTTACATAAGGCCCTTGTGGTCGGCACAGGGGATTTAAGCGAGCTGGCACTGGGATGGATGACATATGGGGTTGGGGATCACATGTCTCATTATAATGTGAACAGTTCGGTACCTAAAACCTTAATCCAGCATGTAATTCGCTGGGTTATTACTTCAGGGCAGTTTGATCCACAGACCGGTAACATCTTGCAATCGATCCTGGACACGGAAATCTCACCTGAATTGATTCCGGCCAAGGAAGGTCCCTCGGATCGGCCGGCTCAAAGTACCCAGGAGGTCATCGGACCCTATGAGTTGCAAGATTTTAACACCTATTACATCACCCGCTTTGGTTTCCGACCCAGCAAGGTGGCGTTCCTCGGTTATCATGCCTGGGGAGATAAAACTCGAGGTATCTGGCCGGATTTGATCCCACCCGAGAAACGCACCCAATACGATTTACCAACTATCAAGAAGTGGTTGGAAGTTTTCCTTTACCGCTTCTTTAAAATCAGTCAATTCAAGCGCACGGCCATTCCCAACGGTCCAAAGGTCGGTTCCGGTGGATCACTCTCCCCACGGGGTGATTGGCGGGCACCCAGTGATTCTGAAGCGACAGTCTGGCTGGAGGAATTACGTCGTAACGTACCGGGGTAG
- a CDS encoding SDR family oxidoreductase: MERLENKIALVTGASRGIGKATALALGCEGAHVVATARTLEALEAVADQLRQMGREALAVVADLGVERDIHHLVEEALRRFGRIDILVNNAAIIHPPIDLVNFDSDLWRKVIDVNLTGPALLIKAVLPGMMRNRFGKIINISSIGGRRGGKGRSAYRVTKAGLISLTESVAAEVKPYGIDVNCICPGGVDTEGYREAFGSKGREENPKLMRPEEIAELVIFLASDASSAITGTAIDAFGGTNPLFG, translated from the coding sequence ATGGAGAGACTTGAAAACAAGATTGCCCTCGTTACGGGAGCAAGTAGGGGGATAGGAAAGGCCACAGCCCTGGCCTTGGGTTGTGAAGGAGCCCATGTGGTTGCCACCGCCCGTACCCTGGAAGCCCTGGAGGCCGTTGCAGATCAACTCAGGCAAATGGGACGGGAAGCCCTGGCGGTGGTGGCGGATCTGGGTGTTGAAAGGGACATTCACCATCTGGTTGAGGAGGCTCTCAGGAGATTCGGGCGTATTGATATCCTGGTTAACAATGCAGCCATTATTCATCCTCCCATCGATCTGGTAAACTTTGATAGCGATTTGTGGCGGAAAGTAATAGACGTAAACCTGACCGGGCCGGCTCTTCTCATCAAGGCCGTGTTACCGGGCATGATGAGAAATCGATTCGGCAAGATCATCAACATTTCCAGTATCGGGGGGCGAAGGGGTGGTAAAGGTCGTAGTGCCTATCGGGTAACAAAGGCCGGGTTGATTAGCCTGACCGAAAGTGTAGCCGCCGAAGTTAAACCATATGGAATCGATGTCAACTGTATCTGTCCGGGCGGTGTGGATACCGAAGGTTATCGGGAAGCCTTTGGGAGCAAAGGCCGGGAAGAAAACCCAAAATTGATGCGGCCTGAAGAGATCGCAGAGTTAGTGATCTTCCTGGCATCCGATGCCAGCTCGGCTATTACTGGTACGGCCATTGATGCATTCGGCGGGACGAATCCCCTGTTCGGGTAA